CTGACCCATTGCCACAGGGAATAAGGCCTTCACCTCCTCCATACCCCTCTGGTATACTACTTGGCCCTCGTCCACAGCAGCCTGGTTCTCAATTTGAGCCATGGCCAGCACCGCATTCTCCAGACAGGGCACAGAGCCTTTGGCTATGGTCTCCACATAGGTTTTAACCAAGTGGCCGAGCACTGCAATCAGATAGAGGCGGGAAGAAAAATATAAGTGTATACATTTGGTGGTACAATAACAGTCTACATTCAATGCATATGTGCAAAATCTGCTGATATTTGACTTACTTCTCCCGGTTACTTTGTGTCCCCCTTTGACAGTTTTTGTACGGCTCTCCTGGAAAATGAAGCGGCAGAAAGTATCTGCAACCTTTCGGAAGCTTCCACAGAGGTCAGCCTCGTCCATGGAATCCAGATGGGGCATGTTGGCAGGAGTTGTAGGAGTGGGGAATGCAAAGCACTTGCGCGAGGGGAAGTAGTTCCGGATGCACTCTCGTGGGAGGTTGTACATCAGGTTCTTTTTACCCCCACCTGAATGATAGTCAGCATTCACCATTACAGTTGACATTAATCTATTTTtagggctggtttcccagacacagactaGGCCTTGTCCTGCACACAAACGTGTGTTCAGTGGAGAATCTCGTCTAGAGGCCTAATCTGTGTCTGGGGTTCCGGCCCTTAGAGTTCACCATCCAAACACACAGTCATTAACAGACAAGCATATACAGAGATATGCTTAAATTAACATGAGGCAGAATACCTTATGTCCAATAAACCAACTGGATAAAATCATTTGGTTTATGTGTCTGTTTGATTATGAGTGTAATCCTACATTACATTTTCATAGGAATGATTTTATAATAGGTCATTTTGACAGGCAGAGCCAATATCAATCATCTTGTTTCACAACCCTTATGCTCTTTGTGAGATAATGATTATTCCAACTGTGTAATTGTTAATGGTGCACTATTCTATGTAGAGACATTGTGCACAGTTGATCATTGGGATGGTGGCTAGTGCTAATGTCACCTTTTCTGAGTTCCAGtgaatgctccagatactcatctTCGGTGACATTTCTGCCGTCGATCTCGAGTAGTAGAGTGAAATCTCTGACGGCCCACACAAAATTCGGAAAGAACTGCACAAACTGGGCATCCCCTCCTTCCTCGTCATCGTGAGAGGATGAAGCTGCACTGGAAGAATTCACCTTGATCCGCTCTGTCAGCTCACTCACATATCTTTAGGGACGGTTGAGGATCGACTGATAAAAGCTACCAAAGTTTTTTTAAAGCATGTGCATCTGCATTGACATGTGCCTGCTACAGTTGTACAATGACTTGCTATACAACAGTTCTAGCATATGAGCTGTTTCAGGTCCTTATTGAATGGACTGTGTCCACATGCACTGAGTAACCCCTAAGGGAATCGATCCAACAAAGTACAGTGTGTTAAACATTCTGCAAACACGTAATTAACGCTGTCAGTAACACAATATATTGCTCCAGGTCTGGAAGGGCATTTTGCTCAGCATCCAATAGATATACAAATGTACAGCACTTTCACTTTCAATATGAGAGGGAGTTCCAAGAAATGGCCCGGTTGGGGGAAATATCCCCTAACCATGTGATATGTACACCTGTTAAAGTCAACAGGAGAGGAAACAGGGGAGGTTTGCCATGGGGAAATAGATATTGGTTTAAAGGATACTGGAGGTTCTCCACGGCTTGATTGTCAATGGTCCCTCGACTATTGTAGACCAGAGTACTGCTTAACAGAATGGCCAAGGAGAAGATCCATGCATCATTCTTAGAATCTCCCTGAAACAAGTATGACAACAGCAACATGCCTACTGGTGATACGGCTAAATGAaattaaatcatttcaaatacactatctatacaaaagtatgtggacaccccttcaaattagtgggttCGGCTATTTAATCAAAccggttgctgacaggtgtataaaatcgagcaccaagccatgcaatctccatagacaaaggCAAGagattggccttactgaagagctcagcgactttcaatgtggcaccatcataggatgccacctttccaacaagtcagttcatctaatttctgccctgctagagctgctccggtgaactgttagtgctgttattgtggagTGGAAATGTTTAGGAGCAACAacacaacggctcagccgtgaagtggtaggccacacaagctcacagaacgggaccgctgagggCTGACGCTCGTAGCGCATAAaaacgtctgtcctcggttgcaacactcacttccgagttccaaactgcctctggaagcaacgtcagcacaagtactgttcattgggagcttcatgaaatgggtttccatggccaagcagtagcacaaaagcctaagatcaccatgtgcaatgccaagcgtcggctggaggggtgtaaagattgctgccattggactctgcagcattggaaacacattctctggaggaATGAGTCACgttttaccatctggcagtccgacggacgaatctgggtttggtggatgccaggagaacgctacctgcccaaatgcattgtgccaactgtagAGTTTGGTGGAGGAGTAGGAATGGTCTGGTGCTGTATTTTATcatttgggctaggccccttaattccagtgaagggaaatcttaacgctacagcatacaatgacaatcTAAACAATtctaacagtttggggaaggcccagtttgcccatgattttggaatgagatgttagacGAACAGGAGgctacatacttttggtcatgtagtgcttGTGTATTCCGATATTTGTTCACTGTGCTGGATTACTAATGTGAATTGTAAAGAGACTGAACTTTGACCTCTCACCTTCTCCACATCCCCCAGCCCCTCTGTATCCAGCAGCACCAGGGTGTGGTGTCTTTTTTCAGGGTGAGGCACACACCACATCCAGATTCCCTTAGTTTTGGACTGGATGGTGGCTCCCAGGGCAAAACCTAAATCAATATCTCAAAGACCGTTTTCAGACGAAAAAATTGAATAGACTTTTTCTTCTGAAATAAAATGTACAGATGCAAAAAATTTGGAATTGTCTATTGAGGCACAGATTAAACCCAAACCAGTTTGTGAATTCAGATATGTCTCTCAGCATTAGTCAGTCTCTGTCTCACCTTTTCTCTTTCCAGCCAGCTTGTTCATGAGGTAGGACTTGCCGGTGCGGTACAGCCCGACCACCGCCACCACTACGACTTGCTGGTTCAGTCCCATCAGGTACTTGATGGCACCAGGAACTACATGAAGCTCGCCGTCGGCGTTTTCGACCAGGCACATTGGGGAATCCATGGTCAAGTGGCTTCACAGGATGATTAGCCTACAGCTCCCAGAAATATTCTATCTATAATACAATTATGAATTAAATATAGTTCAGATGAATTATGTGAATATTATATAGACTAGGACTACTGCGAAGGTTATGTAAAAAATATTATTAAGATCTGCATAATTGAACAGCTGAGCCATATGCATACAAAATTAAAAGTTAAGTTAAAATATTGTCCAATTTTAGCTTCAATTTCATTACGAAATGTGTCTTCAAACATGTAACTGTTTTCCTGCTATGGAAAAGCATTAGTCGATAGTAGCCTACTCACATAAACGACCTCTCCAAAAGCCTGCTCCAAACCAACTGTATAATTGCAGAGGATGTCGCAATCTCGAGGATCTATTTCAAGGGGGTTTcaactagttaccacagccacaaagtcaaacgGTCTGTAATCATaaaaatgaatgaaaacaaaacaaatagCTTTTTGGTCTCAATTTAAGGTTAGGTGTAGACATAATGTTAGCAGTgtcaaggttaggtttaaaatcacattttaagaagggAAATTATAGAAATAGGCTAGGTCTACGACGTTGTGGCTGTAGTAACTAGTGGTACCTATTTGTCTGCAGATACAGAAAGTGAAAGACTTCGTGGACTTCGTGCTTTCCCGGAAGCTTAACTGTTAACGTAAGAGTTAAGAGTTTCAGTTTCAATATCACAACCGATCTCTTTTGCCGTGCAAACGCGGACAACAGACTGAACAACAACCTCACTGTACGGTACAGTGTTGCCGAGGTAAGCCTAAACTCTCTTTCACTTCTAAATGTGGGCTTTTTTACTATGTGATATATAGCTATTGATTTGCAAAATGACTTGTTTAATGTTGGCTggtgaaaaaaaatattttttacaacaAAACATTTGCGGTCAATTAATTGATTGGATAACCACGCCTGTACATCCAAGCACATTCAGAACTATTCATGGAGTAGCCTCAACGAATCAGAGAGTGGAAGATTCCTCTCATGTCTTTGAATTTGAACGTACTTTTCATGTTGTCTGCTGttattatttttatgacacacatacagtaccagttaagagtttggacactcctactcattccaaggtttttctttaattttactattttctacatggtataataatatatacactgctcaaaaaaataaagggaacactaaaataacacatcctagatctgaatgaatggaatattcttattaaaaacgtttttctttacatagttgaatgtgctgacaacaaaatcacacaaaaattatcaatggaaatcaaatttatcaacccatggaggtctggatttggagtcacactcaaaattaaagtggaaaagcacactacaggctgatccaactttgatgtaatgtccttaaaacaagtccaaatgaggctcagtagtgtgtgtggcctccacgtgcctgtatgacctccctacaacgcctgggcatgctcctgatgaggtggcggatggtctcc
Above is a genomic segment from Oncorhynchus nerka isolate Pitt River linkage group LG1, Oner_Uvic_2.0, whole genome shotgun sequence containing:
- the LOC115131190 gene encoding guanylate-binding protein 1-like isoform X2 — protein: MDSPMCLVENADGELHVVPGAIKYLMGLNQQVVVVAVVGLYRTGKSYLMNKLAGKRKGFALGATIQSKTKGIWMWCVPHPEKRHHTLVLLDTEGLGDVEKGDSKNDAWIFSLAILLSSTLVYNSRGTIDNQAVENLQYVSELTERIKVNSSSAASSSHDDEEGGDAQFVQFFPNFVWAVRDFTLLLEIDGRNVTEDEYLEHSLELRKGGGKKNLMYNLPRECIRNYFPSRKCFAFPTPTTPANMPHLDSMDEADLCGSFRKVADTFCRFIFQESRTKTVKGGHKVTGRMLGHLVKTYVETIAKGSVPCLENAVLAMAQIENQAAVDEGQVVYQRGMEEVKALFPVAMGQISAHHLRSDHQATQAFMKRSFKDENGDFLKALAVAIAKHYADLLIQNEDASEKKCAALLEKLSVPMAQKIKEGIYATPGGYELYCSHHDNMVAQYRAEPDKGVRAEEILEQFLRDKSLEKNSILQADKKLTENEKKIHEEKERSAVLEQEKKAAEEKRLEMERTMEDDRRSKDEKLKQMEEKMKEEMKQQEQDFHRALECKMQEQKDLLEKGHKEKADLMRQEIEEFKKSNKPEKEGGGFLESTVMPVLRLGLDAANTFFQYKLMRELL
- the LOC115131190 gene encoding guanylate-binding protein 1-like isoform X1; the encoded protein is MDSPMCLVENADGELHVVPGAIKYLMGLNQQVVVVAVVGLYRTGKSYLMNKLAGKRKDIDLGFALGATIQSKTKGIWMWCVPHPEKRHHTLVLLDTEGLGDVEKGDSKNDAWIFSLAILLSSTLVYNSRGTIDNQAVENLQYVSELTERIKVNSSSAASSSHDDEEGGDAQFVQFFPNFVWAVRDFTLLLEIDGRNVTEDEYLEHSLELRKGGGKKNLMYNLPRECIRNYFPSRKCFAFPTPTTPANMPHLDSMDEADLCGSFRKVADTFCRFIFQESRTKTVKGGHKVTGRMLGHLVKTYVETIAKGSVPCLENAVLAMAQIENQAAVDEGQVVYQRGMEEVKALFPVAMGQISAHHLRSDHQATQAFMKRSFKDENGDFLKALAVAIAKHYADLLIQNEDASEKKCAALLEKLSVPMAQKIKEGIYATPGGYELYCSHHDNMVAQYRAEPDKGVRAEEILEQFLRDKSLEKNSILQADKKLTENEKKIHEEKERSAVLEQEKKAAEEKRLEMERTMEDDRRSKDEKLKQMEEKMKEEMKQQEQDFHRALECKMQEQKDLLEKGHKEKADLMRQEIEEFKKSNKPEKEGGGFLESTVMPVLRLGLDAANTFFQYKLMRELL